Proteins encoded within one genomic window of Pedobacter africanus:
- a CDS encoding lytic transglycosylase domain-containing protein, with the protein MKLVVRCVSYCMLILSCLSATAQIRSLNLTDTTYVPMVDETVFYNHNYIYKARLDSIEKTVPLSYNEFVQKYIDIYAGRKDMMGKMLGLSGYYFPIFEKALKSYNIPEEIKYLPIIESSMNPHAVSRVGATGLWQFMFATAKGYGLNMDNFVDERKDPIQASYAAAAYFRDAYEELGDWLLAIAAYNCGMGNVNKAIAKADSRDFWEIRRFLPMETRNYVPAFIAAVYVMNYSGNHQIKTQKPALLKNTDTIQVSRFVSLTSLAEAMNVETEELLNLNPSYKKKIVNGTEDAPKRVILPKVNLASFTRIYELLNETEADLDRHVILASNDGRVKRKARSASAAKPAVVYHKVLQGQNLSVIADKYHVEVQDLKVWNNLKSSSIVPGQRLKIFNNAESRHAAKPFKG; encoded by the coding sequence TGTACCGATGGTGGATGAGACTGTTTTCTATAATCATAACTATATTTACAAAGCCAGGCTGGACTCCATAGAAAAAACGGTGCCGCTCAGCTACAATGAATTTGTACAAAAGTACATTGACATTTATGCCGGACGTAAGGATATGATGGGAAAGATGCTTGGATTATCCGGCTATTATTTCCCAATTTTCGAAAAAGCATTAAAAAGCTATAATATTCCGGAGGAGATCAAATACCTTCCTATTATTGAATCTTCTATGAACCCGCATGCGGTATCGAGAGTTGGCGCTACCGGATTGTGGCAGTTCATGTTTGCTACGGCAAAAGGCTATGGCTTAAACATGGACAACTTTGTAGATGAGCGTAAGGATCCTATTCAGGCCAGTTATGCTGCTGCTGCCTATTTTAGGGATGCTTATGAAGAGCTGGGCGACTGGCTGCTGGCCATTGCCGCCTATAACTGCGGTATGGGGAATGTAAATAAGGCCATTGCAAAAGCAGACTCCAGGGATTTCTGGGAGATCAGGCGCTTTTTACCTATGGAAACGCGCAATTACGTGCCAGCTTTTATTGCTGCGGTCTATGTAATGAACTACTCGGGCAATCACCAGATTAAAACCCAGAAACCCGCATTGTTAAAAAATACCGATACCATCCAGGTAAGCCGCTTTGTTTCTTTGACTTCATTGGCCGAGGCCATGAATGTTGAGACAGAGGAATTACTGAATCTGAACCCATCTTATAAGAAGAAGATTGTGAACGGGACTGAAGATGCGCCCAAACGGGTAATTTTACCGAAAGTAAACCTGGCCAGTTTTACCCGGATTTATGAGCTGCTGAACGAGACGGAAGCAGATTTAGACAGACATGTCATCCTGGCTTCCAACGATGGAAGAGTGAAGCGTAAAGCCAGAAGTGCCAGTGCGGCGAAGCCTGCTGTGGTATACCATAAAGTGCTGCAGGGGCAAAATCTAAGTGTTATAGCTGATAAGTATCATGTGGAAGTGCAGGATCTGAAAGTATGGAATAACCTGAAGAGTTCTTCTATTGTACCAGGCCAGCGCCTAAAGATATTCAATAATGCCGAAAGCAGGCACGCTGCAAAACCTTTTAAAGGTTAG